The following coding sequences lie in one Hydrogenophaga sp. PBL-H3 genomic window:
- a CDS encoding PHA/PHB synthase family protein — translation MTSGKTPPTDWLETANAFQQNLIQQWTQVAQAFPGAAAHAKPGATDPFAAFKAFMPQAGAANPFGMAMPTAGAAFPGMPAMPGMGDMFKNAAGQQVSFDPAKLLEVQNQYLKDVAGLWNQGGAVKPEGDRRFAADAWASNPMAAFSAAAYLLNARTLMALADAVQGDAKTRTRVRFAVQQWIDASAPSNFLAFNAEAQKKAIETKGESIAKGMANLLHDMKQGHVSMTDESVFEVGKNVATTEGAVVFENELFQLIEYKPLTTKVFERPFLLVPPCINKFYILDLQPENSLIRYCVEQGHRTFVVSWRNPDESLAKATWDQYIEDAVIKAIGITQDITGAETINALGFCVGGTMLGTALAVLAARGEEPVNCATFLTTLLDFTDTGILDVFIDDNFVKYREMQFADGGLMPGRDLATTFSFLRPNDLVWNYVVGNYLKGETPPPFDLLYWNSDSTNLPGPYYARYLRQMYLENNLVKPGKMTVCGEKIDFRQVKLPVYIYGSREDHIVPIGGAYASTQVFPGKKRFVMGASGHIAGVINPASKKKRSHWIGSSTQFPKDVNEWIASADEQPGSWWTDWAAWLKPQAGKQIAAPKTYGKGKTYAVIEPAPGRYVKAKA, via the coding sequence ATGACATCGGGCAAAACCCCACCCACCGACTGGCTGGAGACGGCCAACGCGTTTCAGCAAAACCTCATTCAGCAATGGACCCAGGTGGCTCAGGCTTTCCCGGGTGCCGCCGCCCACGCGAAGCCAGGCGCGACCGACCCCTTTGCCGCATTCAAGGCCTTCATGCCGCAGGCCGGTGCGGCCAACCCGTTCGGTATGGCCATGCCCACCGCGGGTGCGGCTTTTCCCGGCATGCCCGCCATGCCGGGCATGGGCGACATGTTCAAGAACGCGGCTGGCCAGCAGGTGAGTTTTGATCCGGCGAAGCTGCTCGAAGTCCAGAACCAGTACCTCAAGGACGTGGCCGGGTTGTGGAATCAGGGCGGCGCCGTCAAACCCGAGGGCGATCGCCGGTTCGCCGCCGATGCCTGGGCCAGCAACCCGATGGCAGCGTTTTCGGCGGCGGCCTATTTGCTCAATGCACGCACGCTCATGGCCCTGGCCGATGCGGTGCAGGGCGATGCCAAGACGCGCACGCGCGTCCGCTTCGCGGTGCAGCAGTGGATCGATGCCAGTGCGCCGAGCAACTTCCTGGCTTTCAACGCCGAAGCGCAGAAGAAAGCCATCGAGACCAAAGGCGAGAGCATCGCCAAGGGCATGGCCAACCTGCTTCACGACATGAAGCAGGGCCATGTGTCCATGACCGACGAGAGCGTTTTCGAAGTGGGCAAGAACGTGGCCACCACCGAGGGCGCGGTGGTGTTCGAGAACGAACTGTTCCAGCTGATCGAATACAAGCCGCTCACGACCAAGGTGTTCGAGCGGCCCTTCCTGCTGGTGCCACCCTGCATCAACAAGTTCTACATCCTCGATCTGCAGCCCGAGAACTCGTTGATCCGCTATTGCGTGGAGCAGGGTCACCGCACCTTCGTGGTGAGCTGGCGCAACCCGGACGAATCGCTGGCCAAGGCCACCTGGGACCAGTACATCGAAGACGCGGTGATCAAGGCGATCGGCATCACGCAGGACATCACGGGCGCCGAGACCATCAACGCACTGGGCTTCTGCGTGGGCGGCACCATGCTGGGCACGGCGCTGGCCGTGCTGGCCGCGCGCGGCGAGGAGCCGGTGAACTGTGCCACCTTCCTCACCACGCTGCTCGATTTCACCGACACCGGCATCCTCGACGTGTTCATCGACGACAACTTCGTCAAGTACCGCGAGATGCAGTTCGCCGACGGCGGCCTCATGCCCGGGCGCGACCTGGCCACCACCTTCAGCTTCCTGCGCCCGAACGACCTGGTGTGGAACTACGTGGTGGGCAACTACCTTAAGGGCGAGACACCGCCGCCGTTCGACCTGCTGTACTGGAACTCCGACAGCACCAATTTGCCAGGCCCTTACTACGCGCGCTACCTGCGCCAGATGTACCTGGAGAACAACCTCGTCAAGCCCGGCAAGATGACCGTGTGTGGCGAGAAGATCGACTTCCGTCAGGTCAAGCTGCCGGTCTACATCTACGGCTCGCGCGAAGACCACATCGTGCCCATTGGTGGCGCCTACGCGAGCACCCAGGTGTTCCCGGGCAAGAAGCGCTTCGTCATGGGCGCCTCGGGCCACATTGCCGGCGTGATCAACCCGGCAAGCAAGAAGAAACGCAGCCACTGGATCGGCTCCAGCACCCAGTTCCCGAAAGACGTGAACGAGTGGATCGCCAGCGCCGATGAACAACCGGGCAGCTGGTGGACCGACTGGGCTGCCTGGCTCAAGCCCCAGGCTGGCAAACAAATTGCAGCGCCCAAGACCTACGGCAAGGGCAAGACCTACGCGG
- the pgeF gene encoding peptidoglycan editing factor PgeF: protein MLPAGDGIQPDWPAPPGVRALFTTRVGGVSVAPFDSFNLGDHVRDQPLAVACNRERLAALTAPARPVFLQQVHGTQVVRLTPDMPDGAVADACVVQGPGVVATIMVADCLPVLFAHASGTAVAAAHAGWRGLVDGVIEVTARALHNAAGEGELMAWLGPCIGPRAFEVGADVCEAFVAVDHGAAAHFWPLGKGKFLADLPALARRRLRAVGITNVHGNDGSPAWCTVTQASRFFSHRRDAVILGSTGRMAACIWID, encoded by the coding sequence ATGCTGCCGGCGGGCGACGGCATCCAGCCGGACTGGCCTGCGCCGCCCGGCGTGCGGGCGCTGTTCACCACGCGGGTGGGCGGCGTGTCCGTGGCTCCGTTCGACAGCTTCAACCTGGGCGACCACGTGCGCGATCAGCCTCTGGCCGTGGCATGCAACCGGGAGCGGCTCGCAGCGCTCACCGCGCCCGCGCGTCCGGTGTTCCTGCAGCAGGTGCATGGAACGCAGGTCGTGAGGCTCACGCCCGACATGCCCGATGGCGCCGTGGCCGATGCCTGCGTGGTGCAAGGGCCGGGGGTGGTTGCCACCATCATGGTGGCCGATTGCCTGCCGGTGCTCTTCGCCCATGCCTCGGGCACCGCGGTGGCCGCGGCCCACGCTGGCTGGCGCGGCCTGGTCGACGGTGTGATCGAGGTCACCGCGCGCGCCTTGCACAATGCCGCGGGCGAGGGCGAGCTCATGGCCTGGCTGGGTCCCTGCATCGGGCCGCGGGCTTTCGAAGTCGGGGCTGACGTGTGCGAGGCGTTTGTTGCGGTCGACCACGGGGCCGCAGCGCACTTCTGGCCGCTCGGCAAGGGCAAGTTCCTTGCCGATCTGCCTGCGTTGGCACGGCGCCGGCTGCGGGCCGTGGGCATCACCAACGTGCACGGCAATGACGGCTCACCGGCGTGGTGCACCGTCACACAGGCTTCAAGATTCTTTTCGCACCGGCGCGATGCGGTCATCCTCGGCAGCACCGGGCGCATGGCCGCCTGCATCTGGATCGATTGA
- the maiA gene encoding maleylacetoacetate isomerase, with protein MKLYNYFRSSASFRVRIALALKGLDYEYHAVHLAKGEHKQSAYTDIAVEGLVPLLELDDGTRLTQSMAIIEYLDEVQPQPALLPLDALGRARVRALAQIIACEIHPINNLRVLKYLSKDLKLDEDTKNTWYRHWVRSGLESFERQLALQAPGTYCHGELPTLADCCLVPQIFNGQRFNVDFSGLPRTMAAFEACMKHPAFQKAQPSACPDAEA; from the coding sequence ATGAAGCTCTACAACTATTTCCGATCCTCGGCCTCGTTTCGCGTGCGCATCGCGCTCGCCCTCAAGGGCCTCGACTACGAATACCACGCGGTCCACCTGGCCAAGGGCGAACACAAGCAATCGGCCTACACCGACATCGCCGTGGAGGGCCTGGTGCCGCTGCTCGAGCTGGATGACGGCACGCGCCTGACGCAGTCCATGGCCATCATCGAGTACCTCGACGAGGTGCAGCCCCAGCCGGCCCTGCTGCCTCTGGATGCGCTGGGCCGCGCGCGGGTGCGGGCACTGGCACAGATCATTGCCTGCGAGATCCACCCCATCAACAACCTGCGCGTTCTCAAATACCTCAGCAAGGACCTCAAGCTGGACGAAGACACCAAAAATACCTGGTACCGCCACTGGGTGCGCAGCGGGCTGGAGTCCTTCGAGCGTCAACTCGCGCTGCAGGCCCCCGGCACCTATTGCCACGGTGAGTTGCCCACCCTGGCCGATTGCTGCCTGGTCCCGCAGATATTCAACGGTCAACGGTTCAACGTCGACTTCTCGGGCCTGCCGCGCACCATGGCCGCCTTTGAGGCCTGCATGAAACACCCGGCATTCCAGAAGGCCCAGCCCTCGGCCTGCCCGGACGCGGAGGCCTGA